The following proteins are encoded in a genomic region of Hyla sarda isolate aHylSar1 chromosome 3, aHylSar1.hap1, whole genome shotgun sequence:
- the LOC130360981 gene encoding uncharacterized protein LOC130360981: MLTDCLRSLWRREGKMEDYVKTLIIVVAAVTAVLSWGFTCCIVAVCIRNKRKAQRDNADLREIIVHKIPASKSDQILDRSMEHEAVQPYNMPIPTPRRSPEKLTKKQREILESKERPITDDIIDASQRILQTQFAANGLQSCWGAIRGFLPAFGPSVQVHYDDDRCHAFTSCFRDGNIFIADSINRTLSHAGERQLKQIYSSVAHDPLEVVTFLDVERQPNNLDCGLYAIANAVELLIENGNPSCTYDNSKMRAHLALCIERGFFSPFPKEEIHSSDMTRRPEDAEEPICTE, encoded by the exons ATGTTGACCGACTGCCTGAGGTCTTTGTGGCGACGGGAAGGCAAGATGGAAG ATTATGTGAAAACACTGATTATTGTGGTGGCTGCAGTGACTGCAGTATTATCGTGGGGTTTTACTTGTTGTATAGTGGCTGTTTGTATCCG aaATAAAAGGAAAGCTCAAAGAGACAATGCTGACCTACGGGAAATAATTGTCCATAAGATCCCAGCCAGCAAATCTGACCAAATTTTGGACAGATCAATGGAACATGAAGCTGTCCAACCATACAACATGCCTATACCTACACCAAGGCGATCTCCGGAGAAACTCACCAAAAAACAGAGAGAAATCCTGGAGAGTAAGGAAAGGCCGATAACTGATGACATCATAGACGCTTCCCAGAGGATCCTCCAAACACAATTTGCGGCAAATGGACTGCAATCCTGTTGGGGGGCAATACGAGGATTTCTACCAGCGTTTGGCCCTTCCGTCCAAGTTCATTATGATGACGATCGTTGTCACGCATTCACATCCTGCTTCAGAGATGGTAACATCTTTATTGCTGACAGCATTAATAGAACACTTTCACATGCAGGGGAGAGGCAGCTAAAGCAGATTTACAGTTCTGTTGCTCATGATCCCCTAGAAGTGGTGACATTTCTGGATGTGGAACGGCAGCCAAACAACCTTGACTGTGGACTATATGCAATAGCCAATGCAGTTGAGCTTCTTATTGAAAATGGAAATCCATCATGTACATATGATAACAGCAAAATGAGAGCCCATCTAGCCCTCTGTATAGAGAGAGGGTTCTTCAGCCCCTTCCCCAAGGAAGAAATCCATTCCAGCGACATGACCCGCAGGCCTGAGGATGCTGAAGAGCCCATCTGCACTGAGTAG